A window of the Paenibacillus antri genome harbors these coding sequences:
- a CDS encoding helix-turn-helix domain-containing protein produces MKRSSLYKNMILFGFAISIFPILTLGLFSYMKSSDAIQTHVNRSNIQMMNQMNGNMEQVLRTVDYTLNYVINTNKVQDALFRTLNFTDFQLYNQLKEELNLLQSPDTYVTDVILANPASDWVINNRGLYAFDEYASKATLLELMELEHSTSWVMLDTAALGSSDTESYGCPTTVTLVKKMPLHTSNKRGIALATIPSCSLGAMLDNPPAASEVMVLDASLRIVAHPDASKIGTSLAESGSIAEADLSKFGGASGQFETSVDGEPISVTYVRSDFNGWTYASFTTMSEFTKEARSIGWFTASVCLLILCLCVLFVWLGSRRVYTPIREMFRLIAERLPESTASKKNELQIIDEHIRDLFASNEKMRHELHQNSLQVRTFFLHKLFQGQLGASEIEEKLELFGYREVIRNWNHLAVLTLQIDILVETRYEQKDLDLLLFAAGNIVEEMVPKTDRLPPVILDQTLVTLVGGAGMSHDDFNLYIYKVTEAVQQNMRRYLDLDVSIGISLPFAGVHRASRGYQEGLEALKHRMKLGKGVIVPYSSLNSGKHTQVYFYPTQVENQLIDAIKLADEELASKLLKQWLGEVFLKDRTPHEYQISLIRLLNGLMVVMQEAGIGLDQLDAKESSLYEELLQLYVSAEIENWYNTRIIGRLIRVFQDRQASQYQNISEQIIDIIRSEFDRDLTLEECASRLHYNVFYLSSVFKKETDMSFSDYLSQYRMNMSKKWLVETDMSVKDIAERLTYTNPQNFIRSFKKQEDMTPGQYRAKYGKPGV; encoded by the coding sequence ATGAAGAGGTCCAGCCTTTATAAGAATATGATATTGTTCGGATTCGCCATCAGCATTTTCCCGATTTTGACGCTCGGCTTGTTCTCTTACATGAAATCGTCGGACGCGATCCAGACGCATGTGAACCGCAGCAACATCCAGATGATGAATCAGATGAACGGCAATATGGAGCAAGTGCTTCGGACGGTCGATTACACGCTGAATTACGTCATTAATACGAATAAGGTTCAGGACGCGCTGTTTCGGACGTTGAACTTTACGGATTTCCAGCTGTATAACCAACTGAAGGAAGAGCTGAACCTGCTACAGTCGCCGGACACGTACGTGACCGACGTCATCCTGGCCAATCCCGCTTCCGACTGGGTGATCAACAACCGCGGTCTGTACGCGTTCGACGAATACGCGTCCAAGGCGACGCTGCTCGAGCTGATGGAGCTGGAGCACAGCACGAGCTGGGTCATGCTCGACACCGCCGCGCTCGGCTCCAGCGATACCGAGAGCTACGGCTGTCCGACGACCGTGACGCTCGTCAAGAAGATGCCGCTGCACACGTCGAACAAGCGCGGCATCGCCTTAGCGACGATCCCGAGCTGCAGCCTCGGCGCGATGCTCGACAATCCGCCGGCGGCCAGCGAGGTCATGGTGCTCGACGCGAGTTTGCGGATCGTCGCTCACCCCGACGCGTCGAAGATCGGCACATCGCTTGCGGAGTCGGGCTCGATCGCCGAAGCGGACCTGTCGAAGTTCGGCGGCGCCTCCGGCCAGTTCGAAACGAGCGTCGACGGCGAGCCGATCTCGGTCACGTACGTCCGCTCCGACTTCAACGGATGGACGTACGCCTCGTTCACGACGATGTCCGAGTTTACGAAGGAAGCGCGCTCGATCGGATGGTTCACCGCCTCCGTCTGCCTGCTGATCCTATGCCTGTGCGTGTTGTTCGTCTGGCTCGGCAGCCGCAGAGTGTACACGCCGATCCGCGAGATGTTCCGCTTGATCGCCGAGCGGCTGCCGGAGTCGACGGCCTCCAAGAAGAACGAGCTGCAGATCATCGACGAGCATATTCGCGACTTGTTCGCCTCCAACGAGAAGATGCGGCACGAGCTGCACCAGAACAGTCTGCAGGTGCGCACCTTCTTCCTGCATAAGCTGTTCCAAGGCCAGCTCGGCGCATCGGAAATCGAGGAGAAGCTCGAGCTGTTCGGCTATCGGGAGGTCATCCGGAACTGGAATCACTTAGCCGTGCTGACGCTCCAGATCGACATTCTGGTCGAGACGCGCTACGAGCAGAAGGACCTGGATCTGCTGTTGTTCGCCGCCGGCAACATCGTCGAAGAGATGGTGCCGAAGACCGATCGGCTGCCCCCCGTCATCTTGGATCAGACGCTCGTGACGCTCGTCGGCGGCGCCGGCATGTCGCACGACGACTTCAACCTGTACATTTACAAGGTGACGGAGGCCGTGCAGCAAAACATGCGCCGCTACCTCGATCTCGACGTCAGCATCGGCATCAGCCTGCCGTTCGCCGGCGTACATCGCGCGTCGCGCGGCTATCAGGAAGGGCTCGAGGCGCTGAAGCATCGGATGAAGCTGGGCAAGGGCGTCATCGTTCCTTACTCCAGCTTGAACTCGGGAAAGCACACGCAGGTGTACTTTTATCCGACGCAGGTGGAGAATCAGCTCATCGACGCCATCAAGCTGGCCGACGAGGAACTCGCCTCGAAGCTGCTGAAGCAATGGCTGGGAGAAGTATTCCTGAAGGATCGCACGCCGCATGAATACCAGATTTCGCTCATTCGCCTGTTGAACGGCCTGATGGTCGTCATGCAGGAGGCCGGGATCGGGCTGGACCAGCTGGACGCCAAGGAGAGTTCCTTATACGAAGAGCTGCTGCAGCTGTACGTCAGCGCGGAAATCGAGAACTGGTACAACACTCGCATCATCGGCCGTCTGATCCGCGTCTTCCAGGACCGGCAGGCGTCGCAATACCAGAACATCTCGGAGCAGATCATCGACATCATCCGCAGCGAATTCGACCGCGATTTGACGCTCGAGGAGTGCGCCTCCCGGTTGCATTATAACGTCTTTTATTTAAGCAGCGTCTTCAAGAAGGAGACGGATATGTCGTTCAGCGACTACCTGTCGCAATACCGGATGAACATGTCGAAGAAGTGGCTCGTCGAAACCGACATGTCCGTGAAGGACATCGCCGAACGGCTGACGTACACGAACCCGCAAAATTTCATTCGCTCCTTCAAGAAGCAGGAGGACATGACGCCCGGCCAGTATCGGGCCAAGTACGGCAAGCCGGGCGTTTGA
- a CDS encoding ABC transporter permease encodes MRDTAVGNATLAKTRRNSELLRRLVKNRALYLMILPGFLFFVIFKYIPMGGLVIALQDYQPYLGIMNSPWVGFKHFERLFAEPMFFTILRNTLLLFFMNLLFYFPVPIVLALMLNEVRREMFKRFIQTLVYIPHFMSWVIIVSISFVMLSMDRGIINELLVMMGFEKINFLMSNEWFRPMYVLQIVWREAGWGTIIYLAAMAAIDPGLYEAARMDGANRLRQIWHITLPSIRSVIVVLLILKIGDVLELGFEHIYLLLNSMNREVAEIFDTYVYTAGLRQGQFSFSTAVGFFKSIVGLILVMGANWLSKKVGEEGIY; translated from the coding sequence ATGCGAGATACGGCCGTAGGCAACGCGACGCTCGCCAAGACAAGAAGGAATTCGGAGCTGCTGAGGAGACTCGTGAAAAACCGGGCCTTGTATCTAATGATTCTCCCCGGCTTTCTGTTCTTCGTTATTTTTAAATATATCCCGATGGGCGGGCTCGTCATCGCGCTGCAGGATTATCAGCCGTACCTGGGCATCATGAACAGTCCGTGGGTCGGGTTCAAGCATTTCGAGCGATTGTTCGCCGAACCGATGTTTTTTACGATTCTAAGAAATACGCTGCTGTTGTTCTTCATGAACCTGCTGTTTTACTTCCCGGTGCCGATCGTCCTCGCTCTCATGCTGAACGAGGTGCGGCGGGAGATGTTCAAGCGGTTCATTCAGACGCTCGTCTACATTCCGCATTTCATGTCTTGGGTCATTATCGTGTCCATTTCCTTCGTCATGCTTTCCATGGATCGCGGCATTATCAACGAACTGCTGGTCATGATGGGCTTCGAAAAGATCAACTTCCTCATGAGCAACGAATGGTTTCGTCCGATGTACGTCCTGCAGATCGTCTGGCGGGAAGCCGGATGGGGGACGATCATCTACTTGGCGGCTATGGCCGCGATCGATCCGGGGCTGTACGAAGCGGCTCGGATGGACGGCGCCAATCGGCTTCGCCAAATTTGGCACATTACGCTGCCTTCGATCCGAAGCGTCATCGTCGTGCTGCTCATCTTGAAGATCGGAGACGTGCTGGAACTCGGCTTCGAACATATTTATCTCTTGCTCAACTCGATGAACCGCGAGGTGGCGGAGATATTCGATACGTACGTTTATACGGCAGGCCTTCGCCAAGGGCAGTTCAGCTTCAGCACCGCGGTCGGATTTTTCAAGTCGATCGTCGGCTTGATCTTGGTCATGGGCGCGAACTGGCTGTCGAAGAAGGTCGGCGAGGAAGGCATCTACTAA
- a CDS encoding glycoside hydrolase family 88/105 protein, whose protein sequence is MNTEERAAAALRTPLDYAKAACDSLMEKFTPEELPPAGRWHYHQGIFLQGMLQVWKRTGDDAYFEYPKRYVDHLVDEDGNLLFARDELDSIMPGLLLLALDERTGDRRYRIAADKLRGLFRTLNTTSQGAYWHKDKYPYQMWLDGLYMGGVFALQYASRYGDAELAPMVLEWEKRMRGHMSDEATGLLYHAWDESRKAPWSDPNTGNSPEFWGRSLGWYGMALADFLDALPAEHPGRPALAAALGRFVDALVRFQDEASGLWYQVVDKGDRADNWLETSCTSLFVYAIAGAAKHGCAGEDRLEAARRGYRGLIERLRTDDGGRLVVPDICIGTSAGDYRNYVTRPVSDNDLHGVGAFVLACVAMEALGER, encoded by the coding sequence ATGAACACTGAAGAACGCGCTGCGGCTGCGCTTCGCACCCCGCTCGATTACGCGAAAGCCGCCTGCGATTCGTTGATGGAGAAGTTTACGCCGGAGGAGCTGCCGCCCGCGGGACGATGGCATTACCATCAAGGGATTTTCCTTCAAGGGATGCTGCAGGTTTGGAAGCGAACGGGAGACGATGCGTATTTCGAATATCCGAAGCGGTACGTCGACCATCTCGTGGACGAAGACGGCAACCTGCTCTTCGCCCGCGACGAGCTCGATTCGATCATGCCGGGGCTGCTGCTGCTCGCGTTGGACGAACGTACCGGCGACCGGCGGTACCGTATAGCCGCCGACAAGCTGCGCGGCTTGTTCCGTACGCTGAACACGACGTCGCAGGGGGCGTACTGGCACAAGGATAAGTACCCGTACCAGATGTGGCTCGACGGCTTGTATATGGGCGGCGTCTTCGCGCTGCAGTACGCTTCGAGGTACGGAGACGCCGAGCTCGCGCCGATGGTGCTGGAGTGGGAGAAGCGGATGCGAGGGCATATGTCCGACGAGGCGACGGGCCTCTTGTATCACGCTTGGGACGAAAGCCGGAAGGCGCCGTGGTCCGATCCGAACACCGGCAATTCTCCGGAATTCTGGGGGCGGTCGCTCGGCTGGTACGGCATGGCGCTCGCGGATTTCCTCGACGCGCTGCCGGCGGAGCACCCGGGCCGCCCGGCGCTCGCGGCGGCGCTCGGCCGCTTCGTCGACGCGCTCGTTCGGTTCCAGGACGAAGCGAGCGGTCTCTGGTACCAAGTGGTAGACAAGGGCGACCGGGCCGACAATTGGCTGGAGACGTCGTGCACGAGCCTGTTCGTCTACGCGATCGCCGGCGCCGCGAAGCACGGCTGCGCGGGGGAGGATCGGCTGGAGGCGGCGCGCCGCGGATACCGCGGCTTGATCGAGCGGCTGCGCACGGACGACGGGGGGCGTCTCGTCGTGCCGGACATTTGCATCGGGACGTCGGCGGGGGATTACCGGAACTACGTCACGCGTCCGGTCAGCGACAATGACCTGCACGGCGTCGGCGCCTTCGTCTTGGCCTGCGTCGCGATGGAAGCGTTAGGAGAGCGGTAA
- a CDS encoding Gfo/Idh/MocA family protein, protein MEKRIKIGIIGSGGIAGAHVKAYKELDYVDIVAVADVVPGRAEQFIAKWELGFAAAYDDHRKLLELDLDGVSICTPNVAHYQTTIDALNAGKQVMLEKPMSVTLEQAVEMVQTAKKTGNMLNVGFQPRYDPNMALLKDLVQSGQLGDVYYVETGGGRRRGMPGGTFIREDLAGAGAIADIGCYSLDMAMNTLGNPKPVTVSAYTSNHFGTNRKYHPEADRFQVEDFGAALVRFDNGLVMNFKISWAMHMDTLGATMFLGTDAGLKVTPAGKGPWSGVWDGSVGSITMFHDIAGHHTESPIPTVEHKKNLFHEKVRDFVEAVRDGRPAPIPGEQIVRNQAVIDGILRSAKAKREVEVFIPEF, encoded by the coding sequence ATGGAGAAACGTATTAAAATCGGCATCATCGGCAGCGGCGGCATCGCCGGCGCGCACGTGAAAGCGTACAAGGAATTGGATTACGTCGACATCGTCGCGGTCGCGGACGTCGTGCCGGGGCGAGCGGAGCAATTCATCGCGAAGTGGGAGCTCGGCTTCGCGGCGGCGTACGACGACCACCGGAAGCTGCTCGAGCTCGACCTCGACGGCGTCAGCATCTGCACGCCGAACGTCGCGCACTACCAGACGACGATCGATGCGCTGAACGCCGGCAAGCAAGTCATGCTGGAGAAGCCGATGTCGGTGACGCTCGAGCAAGCGGTCGAGATGGTCCAGACGGCGAAAAAGACCGGCAACATGCTGAACGTCGGCTTCCAGCCGCGGTACGACCCGAATATGGCGCTGCTGAAGGACTTGGTGCAATCGGGACAGCTCGGCGACGTGTATTATGTGGAGACGGGCGGCGGCAGACGCCGGGGCATGCCGGGCGGCACGTTCATTCGCGAGGACTTGGCCGGCGCCGGCGCGATCGCGGACATCGGCTGCTATTCGCTCGACATGGCGATGAACACGCTCGGGAACCCAAAGCCGGTGACGGTGTCGGCGTATACGTCGAATCATTTCGGCACGAATCGAAAATATCACCCGGAAGCCGACCGCTTCCAGGTCGAGGATTTCGGCGCGGCGCTCGTGCGCTTCGACAACGGCCTCGTGATGAACTTCAAAATTTCGTGGGCGATGCACATGGACACGCTCGGCGCGACGATGTTCCTCGGCACGGACGCCGGGCTGAAGGTGACGCCGGCCGGCAAAGGTCCGTGGAGCGGCGTCTGGGACGGCAGCGTCGGTTCGATCACGATGTTCCACGACATTGCCGGCCACCATACGGAGAGCCCGATCCCGACGGTCGAGCACAAGAAAAACTTGTTCCACGAGAAGGTGCGCGACTTCGTCGAGGCGGTGCGCGACGGACGCCCGGCGCCGATTCCCGGCGAACAGATCGTCCGCAATCAGGCGGTCATCGACGGCATCTTGCGCTCCGCGAAGGCGAAACGCGAGGTCGAAGTGTTCATACCGGAGTTTTAA
- a CDS encoding extracellular solute-binding protein, translating into MANKRASMLLAAFTALAVTAGCGSASTGGSNEPEQPANNAGTGAQAETKTEPEAPKEPFKLSIMANLHTPEVPSDKIEKLVEEATNTELDIQWVPDGTYDEKMNASFATGTLPQATYIKNQTSLIMLRDAIRNNQFWEIGPLLEQYPNLSKLNPEVLKNTSVDGKIYALYQERPLSRQGLIYRKDWADKLGLSAPTNVDELYAMLKAFAENDPDGNGAKDTIGLTDRSDLVYGAFKSVSSWFGTPNGWGELDGKLTPEFMFPQYMETMKYIKKLHEEGLINQDFPVTSKTDQQNLLITGKAGAYIGSMGDVVSLDSKITEVNPNALLDVQNKINGPDGKFGIWAIPGYGSVVLFPKSAVKSEDELKNILAFYDKLMSPELANLIYWGVEGEHYTMEGGKVVPIEDTKITDRDVKPYQALQIGGISTIDGFFEAKHLLPAKEKAEQLIVDNNNYLIHDPTAPLDSATFTQDGVRLQELIKDATYKFMLGDIDEAGFQAAVDTWLKQGGQKIIDEFNASYAQAK; encoded by the coding sequence ATGGCAAACAAGAGAGCCAGCATGCTATTGGCGGCATTCACCGCGCTGGCGGTCACGGCCGGCTGCGGAAGCGCTTCGACCGGCGGATCGAACGAGCCGGAGCAGCCGGCGAACAATGCGGGGACGGGCGCCCAAGCCGAAACGAAGACGGAGCCGGAAGCGCCGAAGGAGCCGTTCAAGCTTTCCATTATGGCGAACCTGCACACGCCGGAGGTTCCCTCGGATAAGATCGAGAAACTCGTAGAGGAAGCGACGAACACCGAGCTGGACATCCAGTGGGTGCCGGACGGCACGTACGACGAGAAGATGAACGCCTCGTTCGCGACGGGCACGCTCCCGCAGGCGACGTACATTAAAAACCAAACCTCGCTCATCATGCTGCGCGACGCGATTCGGAACAACCAATTTTGGGAAATCGGGCCGCTGCTCGAGCAGTATCCGAACCTAAGCAAGCTGAATCCGGAAGTGCTGAAGAACACGTCGGTCGACGGGAAGATCTATGCCTTGTACCAAGAGCGTCCGCTCTCCCGCCAGGGCCTCATCTATCGGAAGGATTGGGCCGACAAGCTCGGCTTATCCGCGCCGACGAACGTCGACGAGCTGTACGCGATGCTGAAGGCGTTCGCGGAGAACGACCCGGACGGCAACGGCGCGAAGGACACGATCGGGTTGACGGACCGCAGCGATCTCGTCTACGGCGCGTTCAAGTCGGTCAGCTCCTGGTTCGGCACGCCGAACGGTTGGGGCGAGCTGGATGGCAAGCTGACGCCGGAATTCATGTTCCCGCAATACATGGAGACGATGAAGTACATCAAGAAGCTGCACGAAGAAGGTCTCATCAACCAGGACTTCCCGGTGACGAGCAAGACGGACCAGCAAAACCTGCTCATCACGGGCAAGGCCGGCGCGTACATCGGCTCCATGGGCGACGTCGTCAGCCTCGACTCGAAAATTACGGAGGTCAATCCGAACGCGCTCCTCGACGTGCAGAACAAGATCAACGGTCCGGACGGCAAGTTCGGCATCTGGGCGATCCCGGGCTACGGCTCCGTCGTGCTGTTCCCGAAATCGGCGGTCAAATCCGAAGACGAGCTGAAGAACATCCTCGCCTTCTACGATAAGCTGATGAGCCCCGAGCTGGCGAACCTGATTTACTGGGGCGTCGAAGGCGAGCACTACACGATGGAAGGCGGCAAGGTCGTGCCGATCGAAGATACGAAGATTACCGATCGCGACGTGAAGCCGTACCAAGCGCTGCAGATCGGCGGCATCAGCACGATCGACGGCTTCTTCGAGGCGAAGCATCTGCTGCCGGCGAAGGAGAAGGCGGAGCAGCTGATCGTGGATAACAACAATTACCTCATCCACGACCCGACGGCGCCGCTCGATTCCGCGACGTTCACGCAGGACGGCGTACGTTTGCAAGAGCTGATCAAGGACGCGACGTACAAGTTCATGCTCGGCGACATCGACGAGGCCGGCTTCCAAGCGGCGGTCGACACGTGGCTGAAGCAGGGCGGACAGAAGATCATCGACGAGTTCAACGCTTCTTACGCTCAGGCGAAATAA
- a CDS encoding family 43 glycosylhydrolase — MEKEPTIYAPIVAGNYADPAIFRVGEDYYMTHSSYKLTPGLVIWHSRDLRSWTPVAAALQEYLGDVWAPDFAEYEGAYYIYFPANRSNWVVTAPHPTGPWSPPIDLGIKGIDPGHVAGPDGKRYLHMSGGEFVELAKDGLSVVSEPRHVYDGWRYPDDWVVEAYSLEGPKVTYHNGYYYLTVAIGGTAGPPTSHMAASSRSRTPWGPWEHSPYNPIVRTASSAERWWSKGHGSLVDAPDGTWRIVYHAYLNGFHTLGRQTLVERIEWTDDGWFRTAPNPIEAVVDAGPFEDDFRGSSLALHWQCEGRRPEDRFALSPDGLAVAGADGASPLLFMPKHERYEAEVEAVVEGDAEARLLLYYNDSAYLGIGLHSGGVRHFRSFKSYAAMPDFGRKARIRIRNDRHVVTFYYSFDDGATWSRYDKTIDASGLHHNTFGGFLSLRVGLDAVGDGRATFRRFSYRPLTEERERGVQA; from the coding sequence TTGGAAAAGGAACCTACGATTTACGCCCCGATCGTCGCGGGCAACTACGCCGATCCTGCGATCTTCCGCGTCGGCGAGGACTATTATATGACGCATTCCTCGTATAAGCTGACGCCCGGGCTCGTCATTTGGCATTCTCGAGACCTGCGGAGCTGGACGCCGGTCGCCGCCGCGTTACAGGAATACCTGGGAGACGTATGGGCGCCGGACTTCGCGGAGTACGAGGGCGCCTATTATATTTACTTCCCGGCGAACCGATCGAATTGGGTCGTCACGGCGCCGCATCCGACCGGTCCGTGGAGCCCCCCGATCGATCTCGGCATCAAGGGCATCGACCCCGGACACGTCGCCGGGCCGGACGGCAAGCGGTACCTGCATATGTCCGGGGGCGAGTTCGTCGAGCTGGCGAAGGACGGATTGTCCGTCGTCTCGGAGCCTCGTCATGTGTATGACGGCTGGCGGTACCCGGACGACTGGGTCGTCGAAGCATACAGCTTGGAAGGGCCGAAGGTCACGTACCATAACGGGTACTATTATCTCACGGTGGCGATCGGCGGTACGGCCGGACCGCCGACGAGCCATATGGCGGCGTCCTCCCGATCCCGCACGCCCTGGGGACCGTGGGAGCATTCGCCGTACAATCCGATCGTGCGGACGGCGTCGAGCGCGGAGCGGTGGTGGTCGAAGGGGCACGGCTCGCTCGTCGACGCGCCGGACGGCACGTGGCGGATCGTGTACCACGCGTACTTGAACGGCTTCCATACGCTCGGGCGGCAGACGCTCGTCGAGCGGATCGAGTGGACGGACGACGGCTGGTTCCGCACGGCGCCGAACCCGATCGAAGCCGTCGTCGACGCGGGACCGTTCGAGGACGACTTCCGAGGGTCGTCGCTCGCGCTGCACTGGCAATGCGAAGGGCGGCGTCCGGAGGACCGATTCGCGCTAAGCCCGGACGGGCTTGCCGTCGCCGGAGCGGACGGCGCTTCGCCGCTGCTGTTCATGCCGAAGCACGAGCGGTACGAAGCCGAAGTCGAGGCGGTCGTCGAGGGTGACGCGGAAGCGAGATTGTTGCTGTATTACAACGATTCGGCATACCTGGGCATCGGCTTACATTCGGGGGGCGTGCGGCATTTCCGATCGTTCAAGAGCTACGCCGCGATGCCGGACTTCGGCCGCAAGGCGCGGATCCGCATCCGGAACGATCGGCATGTCGTGACGTTCTACTACAGCTTCGACGACGGCGCGACGTGGTCGAGGTACGACAAGACGATCGACGCCTCCGGTCTGCACCACAATACGTTCGGCGGGTTCTTAAGCCTTCGCGTCGGATTGGACGCCGTCGGGGACGGGCGGGCGACGTTCCGCCGATTCTCGTACCGTCCGCTTACCGAAGAGAGGGAGAGGGGAGTGCAGGCATGA
- a CDS encoding carbohydrate ABC transporter permease → MVQDKTLGSRLFDIVNYTLLSLIGLVTILPFIHVIAGSFTTVTELATKQFVIIPTVWSLDAYKYIFSTNTLFRALGVSVVVTLFGTLFSMLLTALMAYGLSRKDLDGRGGIMFMVVFTMLFSGGLIPTFLVVKELGMIDSLTALVVPTAINAFNLIIMRNFFQNLPEGLEESAKIDGCNDWGILFRIVIPLSMPAIATISLFYAVTYWNTYITAILYLNDAAKWPVQVILRQIVILASGLTADTSGMEDFVRPPEQTVKMAVIVVATLPILLVYPFLQKHFAKGALLGSIKG, encoded by the coding sequence ATGGTCCAAGACAAAACGCTGGGAAGCCGGCTGTTCGATATCGTCAACTACACGCTGCTGTCGCTCATCGGTCTCGTGACGATTCTCCCGTTCATCCACGTGATCGCGGGCTCGTTCACGACCGTCACGGAGCTTGCGACGAAGCAGTTCGTCATCATTCCGACCGTATGGTCGCTCGACGCGTACAAGTATATTTTTTCGACGAACACGCTGTTCCGGGCGTTAGGCGTCTCCGTCGTCGTGACGCTGTTCGGCACGCTGTTCAGCATGCTCCTGACGGCGCTGATGGCGTACGGCTTGTCCCGCAAAGATTTGGACGGGCGGGGCGGCATCATGTTCATGGTCGTGTTCACGATGCTGTTCAGCGGCGGACTCATCCCGACGTTCCTGGTCGTCAAGGAGCTCGGCATGATCGATTCGCTGACGGCGCTCGTCGTGCCGACGGCGATCAACGCCTTCAACTTGATCATTATGCGGAACTTCTTCCAGAATCTGCCCGAGGGGCTGGAGGAGTCCGCGAAGATCGACGGCTGCAACGACTGGGGCATCCTGTTCCGCATCGTCATTCCGCTTTCGATGCCGGCGATCGCGACGATTTCTCTGTTCTATGCGGTAACGTACTGGAACACGTATATTACGGCGATCTTGTACTTGAACGACGCGGCGAAGTGGCCGGTGCAGGTCATTCTGCGGCAGATCGTCATCTTGGCCAGCGGTCTCACCGCCGATACGTCCGGCATGGAAGACTTCGTGCGCCCGCCGGAGCAGACGGTGAAGATGGCGGTCATCGTCGTGGCGACGCTGCCGATTTTGCTCGTGTATCCGTTCCTGCAGAAGCATTTCGCCAAGGGCGCGCTGCTCGGATCGATCAAGGGATAG
- a CDS encoding extracellular solute-binding protein — MNQRWIYVALAAAAALLSLSGCAGSISGFGGAAPERAAEGGADVPRISIMANLHTPEVPSALIETMLEEATGVELTFQWTPDGSYEEKFNASMATGTMPDAVYLKNASMLTFLREPMQSGLFWEIGPYLEEFPNLGRLQTEVLRNTAVEGKVYGLYQERPLSRQGVIFRKDWADRLGLQAPATIDELYTMLYQFTYRDPDGNGVDDTIGLTDRSDLVYGAFKTVLSYFGAPNGWGEKDGRLVPEFMFPEYRETMLFFRKLHEEGLINRDFPVTAKADQQELLTMGKAGVYIGAMGDVHSLQTKAAQSNPYAVLDVHNRVAGPKGERVWATPGFGTVVLFPKSAVRTEEELRQVLGFFDELMTPELANLLHWGVEGVHYTVENGKAVPSDDFDLKYKDVKPYQGIEIGGPNTIDGFLESDFRMPVKGKADRLTKENDSMLVLDPTTGLHSRTFDERGMRLQEIVRDATYHFILGMIDEAGFEAEVQRWLQEGGERIIEEFNDTDGM; from the coding sequence ATGAACCAGAGATGGATTTATGTCGCGCTGGCCGCGGCGGCCGCGCTCCTATCGCTCTCGGGCTGCGCCGGTTCGATATCCGGCTTCGGCGGCGCGGCGCCGGAGCGAGCCGCGGAAGGCGGCGCCGACGTCCCGCGCATCTCGATCATGGCGAATCTGCATACGCCGGAGGTGCCGTCCGCCTTGATCGAGACGATGCTGGAGGAGGCGACGGGAGTAGAGCTGACGTTCCAGTGGACGCCGGACGGCAGCTATGAGGAGAAGTTCAACGCGTCTATGGCGACGGGGACGATGCCCGACGCGGTCTATTTGAAAAACGCGTCCATGCTGACGTTTCTGCGGGAACCGATGCAAAGCGGGTTGTTTTGGGAGATCGGGCCGTATCTCGAGGAGTTTCCGAACCTCGGCCGGCTGCAGACCGAGGTGTTGCGCAATACGGCCGTCGAAGGCAAGGTGTACGGACTGTATCAGGAGCGGCCGTTGTCGCGGCAGGGCGTCATTTTCCGAAAAGATTGGGCGGACCGTCTCGGCCTGCAAGCGCCGGCGACGATCGACGAGCTGTATACCATGTTGTACCAGTTCACTTATCGCGATCCGGACGGCAACGGCGTCGACGATACGATCGGCTTAACGGACCGCAGCGATCTCGTCTACGGCGCGTTCAAGACGGTGCTGTCCTATTTCGGCGCGCCGAACGGCTGGGGAGAGAAGGACGGTCGGCTTGTGCCGGAGTTCATGTTCCCGGAATATCGGGAGACGATGCTCTTCTTCCGCAAGCTGCACGAGGAGGGACTCATCAACCGCGACTTCCCGGTGACGGCGAAGGCGGACCAGCAGGAATTGCTGACGATGGGCAAGGCGGGGGTCTACATCGGAGCGATGGGCGACGTGCACAGCCTGCAGACGAAGGCGGCGCAGTCGAACCCGTACGCGGTCCTCGACGTGCATAACCGCGTCGCAGGTCCGAAGGGCGAACGCGTCTGGGCGACGCCGGGCTTCGGCACGGTGGTGCTGTTCCCGAAGTCCGCCGTCCGCACGGAAGAGGAGCTTCGTCAGGTGCTCGGGTTTTTCGACGAGCTGATGACGCCCGAGCTGGCGAACCTGCTGCATTGGGGCGTGGAAGGCGTGCATTACACGGTGGAAAACGGCAAAGCGGTCCCGTCCGACGACTTCGACTTGAAGTATAAAGACGTGAAGCCGTATCAAGGCATCGAGATCGGGGGACCGAACACGATCGACGGCTTCCTGGAATCCGACTTCCGGATGCCGGTCAAGGGCAAAGCCGATCGGCTGACGAAGGAGAACGATTCGATGCTGGTGCTCGATCCGACGACGGGGCTTCATTCCCGCACGTTCGACGAACGCGGCATGCGGCTGCAGGAGATCGTCAGAGACGCGACGTACCACTTTATTTTGGGGATGATCGACGAAGCGGGCTTCGAAGCCGAGGTGCAGCGATGGCTGCAGGAGGGCGGCGAGCGCATCATCGAAGAGTTTAACGATACGGACGGCATGTAG